AGACAATTTCTTCAACGGGAACCCACGGCGATCCCATCTCCTCAAACAGCACCCCTGCATCGCCCAACAATGCCGTCTCGCGCTCTTCGCCTTCAAACACGGGATCAATATCCAAATACTCGCCCAATTGCAAAGCCAAATCGCGCACCGACAACACATCCCTACCCGTCATATTCACCACCCGTGCAGGACATGCACAAAGCGGAAACATCTGCGCCAAATACGCATTCGCATCGCCCTGCCATATCTGATTGACATGGCCCATAGACAGATCAATAGGCGTCTCGGATTTTATCTTCTCAGCAATATCCAGAATAATGCCATAGCGCAACTCCGTCGCGTAAAACAAACGCACAATTGCCAGAGGCGTTTGATTCTCTTTGCAATAAAACTCGGCAAGCCGTTCACCGCCCAGCCGGGACATGGCGTATTCGCCAATCGGATTGACAGCAGCATCCTCCTGAGCACCCGAACCCGTCACCGAAGCAAACTCGTAAACATTGCCAGAAGATACATAAACAATGCGCGAATCAGGAAATTGTTGCATGACTTTTGCGGGCAATACCGCATTCATCGCCCAGGTCAACGGCTCATTGCCCGTAGCTCCAAACTTATGCCCGGCCATCAAATAGAGATACGGCACGCGAGGCAACTGCGCCAGCCCCTCATCGTCCATCAAATCGCACTTAATCGTCGCAATACCTCGCGCCTCCAGATCATCGCGATCCAGCGGATTGGAAAACCGCGACACGCCAATCACCTCATCTGCGCCAGCGCGCAGTAGCAACTCTGCCAAAGTCGGTCCCATCTTTCCCGCGATACCCAAAATCATCACGGGACCATCTAACTTTGACACAGCCTCGACCACCTCGGGTGAAGGGGTCGTCATCTGATCGATCAACTCCTCTTCTGTTTTAATTGCCATCGTCGTTCTCTCCATTCTATTCTCTTGACTTCTATCCCATCAAATAATAGGTTTGGGTCACAACCATAACAAACCTCAAACCACAACAGATTTATGACCTTTATCAAACAAATCTACGACCTGCTCGAAGGTCGCCGTCTCCTTATGGCATGCTGCATCGCCTGTGGGTTTATCTTTGCAGCGGCCAATCTCATCCCACCATTGCTCATCCGCAGACTCATCCAGTGGCTCACCGAAGCAAAACCCGTAGGAGACCTCATAGAAGTCAGCCTCTTACTCCTTGGGATTTACCTGCTTCGCGGCGTTTCCCGTTATGGTTATGGCTTCTTTTCTCACGTCACCGCCTATCGCGTGATGCACGCGCTTATGACGCGCGTGTACAAGCACCTGCAAAACCTGTCCCACAGCTTTTTCAATCGCCAGCGCACCGGCAATCTCATGGCCCGCTCCATCAACGACATCGAAGCCATCGAAGACTTTATTGCACACGGCATACCCGAAACCGCGCTCGCCACGGTTATCCCCATATCCATGGTCGCCGTACTCTTTTACCTCAATCCAGAACTCGCCCTCATCGCCATATTGCCCATTCCGCCCACGGCATTTCTCGTATATCGCTATGTATCCAAAGTGCGCGCCATGTGGCATGCGGTGCGCGAACGGCTCGCTGAACTCGCCGCCCTCGTACAGGATAACATGTCGGGCATTGCCGTCATCAAATCATTTGCCCGCGAACGGGAATGCGCCCGCAAGGTAACCCACCGCAGCGCCACCTTTCACGACCGCCTGATCAAAGCCAATACAGTTTCGCTTCTGCCCGCTGGCATCATCGAAGCCACGGGTGGACTGGGCATTGTACTCGTTATCTGGAGCGGTGGCAACATGGCCCTCAGCGGCAGCATCTCGGTAGCTGATCTATTTGTCTTCATCGTCTATATGGGCCACATCTACCAGCCTTTTTTGCAACTGGCATCTTTTAACGACGTATTGCAAAAAGCCGCCGCCAGCACAGACCGCGTTTTTCAACTCCTCGCCATCCGTCCGGAAATTACCGACGCGCCTGATGTCACCGTGCCCAAAACCATCACATGGGATGTTCATATTGACGCACTCACCTTCGGCTATGATCCCAACACACCCGTCTTGCACGACATCGACCTGTACATTGGCGAAGGAGATATCCTCGCACTCGTCGGGCCCACGGGAGCCGGCAAATCAACCCTTGCCAACCTCTTGCCCCGATTTTATGACCCCCAACAGGGCGCGATTCGCATTGGCGGACATGACCTGCGCGACCTACCCCTCTCTTTTGTGCGCCAAAACATCGCCTCAGTCCTTCAAGACGTCTTCTTATTTCACGGCACAGTATATGAAAATCTGATCTTCGGTCATCCAGATGCGACCGAGCGCACGGTAAAAGAAGCCGCACAAGCAGCCAATGCCCACGCCTTCATCCGCGACCTGCCCAAAGGATATGACACCGTGATTGGAGAACGCGGCGTGCGCTTATCTGGCGGCGAAAAACAACGCCTCTCCATAGCCCGAGCACTGCTTAAGGACGCCCCCATTCTCATCCTTGATGAAGCCACATCCTCTGTTGACGTCGAAACCGAGACACTGATTCAAGAAGCCCTTTATCGCCTCACGCAAAACCGCACCACCCTCGTCATTGCCCATCGCCTCTCCACTGTGCGCCGGTCGCCCACCATTGCTGTAATCAACGAAGGCCGCGTAGTCGAAACGGGCAACCACCGTTCCCTCATCAACCGCGATGGACTCTATGCGCGCATGGTACGGGCGCAAGACCTCACGCGCAATGGAGAAATGCTATCGCGAGTTGCGACCCGCGAGTCGCAGGTCGCGGATTGACGCTACCTCCCGCCTATTGAATCTTTGCCCAATCGGGCATCACCCCGAGTTCAATACCCAGCACAACGCGACCAACAACAGCAATCGCAGCAGTAATCATCACCGCCCCAACCAAATTCAACCCCACGCCCACACGCGCCATATCGCGCATAGAAATTCTATCCGTGCCAAACACAATTGCATTGGGTGGCGTGGCTACCGGCAACATAAACGCACACGAACACGACAATGTGGCTGGAATCATCAGCAACAATGGATTGAGACCCACAGCCACAGACAACGCCGCCAAAACCGGAAGAAACATCTCTGCCGTTGCCGTATTGGAAGTCAACTCTGTCAAAAAGGTCATCATCACACACAAACCACCCACCAAAAATAGAGGATGCAAGCGCCCCATACCCTCCAACTGCTGCGCGCACCAGAGCGACAACCCCGACTCCTTAAACCCACTTGCCAGAGCAAATCCACCGCCAATCAGCAAAACAATATGCCAGGGCACATTGCCAGCCGTTTGCCAATCCATCACCCTGGACCTCGCGCCATCTCGCGCGGGTACGACAAACAAAATCAAAGCCATTGCCATAGCAACCGACCCATCGGTTATCAATCCGCCAGATTCTAAAAACTGAGACCAGCCCGGCAGCGTCCAATCGCCAATTTGAATGGGGCGTCTCGACAACCACAACAGCGCCAACAACACAAAATCGGCCAGCACCACCTTCTCGGCAAATGACATTGGCCCCAACTCGGCATATTGCGCGCGCACCACGCTCAGATCAATATCATCGCCGCGACCGCGAATGCCAAAAACAAGGCAAAGCGCACCCCACGCACAAACGAGCATCACACATGCCAGAGGCAGAGCAAACGCAAACCACGTCGCAAACGAAATCTCGGGAACCTCTGAAAAATGAATCGATAAAATTCTCACAAAAGACAAATTGGTCGGCGTACCCACAAGCGTCGCGCTCCCACCAATTGAAGCCGCATAAGCCACCCCCAGAAACACCGCCGTGCCAAAAGAACCCGTTGCCACGCCCTGCTCTTCCATCCTGACCACAATTGCAAGCGCAATAGGCACCATCATCATCGTTGTCGCCGTATTGGAAATCCACATGGACAAAAACGCCGTCACCAGCATAAAACCCGTCAGAATACACCGGGGACACCCCCCAAAAAGGAGCAACAAGCGAAGGGCAATTCGCCGATGTAAATTCCAGCGCTGCATGCCCAAAGCCACCATAAAACCACCGACAAACAAAAAGATAATGTGATTCAAATAAAGTGGCGCAACCTCTTGCCCGCTCATAATACCCAGCAGGGGAAACAGCACCACGGGCAACAGTGCCGTCGCAGCCAAAGGCACGGCCTCTGTCATCCACCAAATCGCCATCCAGCAGGCCACACCAGCCGTATGTGTCACCTCCGGATGTCCCGGCTTGAGATCCCCAAAGACTATAACTCCCAGCCCAATCACCGGACCGAGCCACAGCCCCCAGCGTTCTATTTTTTTATTCAGCATATCTTCTCCATGATTACATCTTTTAGAGAATCAACAATATACACCATAACACAAAAAGACAAAACTCGTTTGAACCAACAAAAAATCACACCATTCGGGAACCTTTCCAGCCCTTAAAAGTAAAAGAATATGCGACAAAGCGTGTCGCAAAAATATCGGCGTTGACTCCTATACCCCGGCTGAGTCAACGCCGTTACTCTTTCTTGGAACTCTTTTCTGTACAAATGCGTCTAATCCGGTACCATGCAACATCCCTTGAGGCGCTGGTTATTCCCTCCCGACCGGCGCCTCTTTATTTTTATAAATAAAAAAGCCTTTGAGGGCTCCCTCCCGACACCCTCAAAGGCGTCATACTGTTGCTACAAAAGCAAAATAAATTCCAAAAATAACCCTGTCAATAAAAAAAGCGGGCTACCAACAGCACTCTATTTATCGGGAGGGAGGAAATAAACAGAAATGCTGAGGCAACCCGCTGTGCATAAACATACCCAACTTCAAAAATATCGTCAAGAGGATAAAAGGAAATTATTCCTCAATCAGAGTCTGAATATCAAAAACCGTTGTCCTGCCCATGATATACCCCCGCCTCAATGCGTCCTTAATGCGATCAACATCCCCGTAAAAAAGCATCAAAAAATTCTTGACCTGATAGTTCAACAGTCGCCTGAAAACGCGGCGAATATCCTCCTCTGCCACGCCATCAATAGCCGACTCGTATTCTTCCAGCGAAAGAGCGGGCACCCCATCGCGATCATAGCGCACCTGCTGGCCGAGCCTGGTCTGCGGACCGAGTTGCAAATGATACGCCCGCTTGAGTCTTTCGCGACCTTTCTCCACCTGCGCCCAAAAATCTGGCTCGGACAAACAATGGTGCATCAACCGAAACATCTCGGGAACAAGCTCAGGGGTATAAACATCGCGAGGATCAGCCCAAAAATGTAATATTGGCGGCGACGTCCATTCCTGAATACTCACGCCAACCGAATAACACCAGCCTTTCTGGTCTCGAAGCCGAATAAACAAGAGCCGGTTTAGCGCATTGACCAGAACCGCTTGTGCAAACCAATCCTCATTTGTGCGGGGCAAGCCATTGGTTAGCCAATTACAAAGATCAGTTAGATGACTACTTTGAGAAATTAAAACATGCATGCCCGTAATTTCTTTGCGTTCTGGTCGAGGATGTGGCGAAAAACCATTCCGATGTCGGTTATCCGTCATCACCCGTAAACTCCGTTCAATTTCCGACTTACTCAGATCGGAAGTTACCCTAAAAAAGAGGACTTGTGCGCGCAAGGTTTGATCCCAAAATTGTTGCAAGTCCTGTGCTGTCAAATTTTCAAGTGCTGTGCGCGTACCTACTCGCCGGTCTTTATCGTATTTGTACAGGTGATAGCGCAAAGTCTCTGTCACATCATGATCATCGATATAATCCTCAAATTTGTCTATGATCCGTGCCCGTTCTCTGTTCAGCAGTTCTTCAGAGAATCTGAGATCTTCTATCATCGCTTTCAGATGTCTCAAAGCCGCATCCAAATTTTCGCTAAACACAGTCAGGTTAACGGTGGTATATAAGTTAGAAATATTGAACCAGAACTCTGCGCCAAGCCGGTCCATTTCTTTTTTATCTTCTCCGTGTAATGTCAGATTAATCACGCGAAAAAACGCAAAAGACAAACCGCGTGTCTCCATTGTCTCCTGCAGACTCCCCCCTGTATAATACCTCATTGAAAGCCGAGTTTGCGGCACGCGCGTATCCTGGACATAATATATTTTGTGATTGGGAATTTCCGCATCTGCTGCTGAAACATTGCAAAGGACTGCCAATAATCCAACCGCAAGTACTCGCCGTCGCCAGTACCAGAATCCTCCCAGTCCCACGAGCACCCACACAACACCAACATAAAGCCACACGTTCCATGATGATACTGACTCCTCAAAAGAGACCAGGACAAAGGTATGGGGCGGCTGGTCCAAAAGATATTGCTTTGCCACCCGCTTGATATCCGCCGCGGTAACACCATCGAAATTCTGCATCCACTTGAGATCAAAGGCAGGGTCATTGGTGCAAATGAATCCATAAGAGATCGCATTTGCCAGACGGGATTGACTGGTCATCATGTAGTACAGATCTTTACGCGCTTCGTTTCTCGCCAGTAAAAGATGTTCCTCAGACAAAGAATCGACAGCCGTCTGAATAATTTGATGCATGGCCGAAACCACACGTTCATAACGCGCACCCGAAGGTAAATCGGCATAAAAATAAAACAGCCCTTTATCGCGTAAAAAAAGAAAATAGGAGTTGACTCCAAGAACTTTTCCTGAACCAATTAGTCTTTGGCGCGCAAGAGAATATTCACCTTCAAAAAGAACTTTATCAAACAAATACAAAGGATGACAGTCCGGGTGCGTATCTGTTGGAATATGCCAGACACCCCAAACAGAAGAATGCAGATCACTTGTAGATTGCGTGGAATCCTGAGGTACAGACGCGCTATCCAGCGTATCAATATCATCGTGAATAAACCCCTCGCGCTTTGGAATCTCCCCGAAATGTTGAACCACAACGGGCAAAATATCAGCCCTATTCACATCGCCGACAATTACGAGACACGCATTATTCGGCACGTAATAACGCTTGTGAAATGCGGTCGCTTCCTCCAGAGTAAAAGTTTTAATCGTATCTCGATGGCCCAGAATATCGTACTGATAGGGATGTCCCGCAAACATGCGGGCATATAGCTTTTTATACAAAAGCCGACGCGCAAGACTTGCACTTCTCGCCCATTCAGCCAGAACGACCTCTTTTTCGAGATCGAATGCTTCCTGCGAAACATCAAACCGTGTCATACCCCGTGCAAAATAGGCAATCAGTGTATCCAGCTGCGCTTTGGGAACAGTCGCGTAGTATTTTGTACCATCTTTAGACGTACTGGCATTGGCGTGTGGCGCACCCAAAAGATAGAGCGATTCTAAGAATGAGCGATCCAGTGCGAGGTGCTCGACCAGATGCGCCATGCCTTGCCGGCCGGGTGCTTCGTGAGAAGACCCTACGCGATAGGCGATTTGGCACGTCACAACGGGTCGGGTATCGTCTTCCACAATCGCAACCTGAAGGCCATTGGCGAGGCGATAATGCTGGAGAGAAAGGGAGCCAGCAAGCGAAACATCGGCGACTTTTTGGTAGGGTGGCGAACTTGCCAGTGCCTGAAGCGGCAAAAGACAGATCAGAAGAAAAAAATATACAGAGCGCATCACAAAGTTCTCAGTAGTCAGCTAAAAACCTTCTGGATCGCGGCTTTAAGCATGCCGCGATGACAATCGCTTATTAATACCAAAATTTCCCAACGTGTGCAATGCCCAAAAAACCTCTGGCACCCAAAAAACACGCGCCGATTAGCCCCGTCTTTTCCGTTGCATTTCTCGCGCAAACTGATAATTTATCAAATCTTCTTTTTAACCCCATTGCGAAAGGTCCTCTTATGTTCTTAGTAACTCTCCTCAAAATCTACGGCTACATCATCATAGCGCGAGCACTCATCTCATGGATAAATCCCAACCCGTACAATCCACTCATCAGAATAATATGCGCCATCACAGACCCCGTACTCGTACCCCTTCGCCGCGTGTTGCCCGACCTGGGTGGCCTGGACATATCGCCCTTTGTCGCCATCCTCATTATATGGTTCATCATGTCTCTGATTTAGCGGAAGGGCATAATTTGAGCGCAGAACAACAATCTCCCACCTCTCGCATCCTCATACCCATCTTACTAACCGGCCTGTCTGGCCTGCCCCCCCTGTCCATTGACATGTTTTTGCCCTCCATGCCGGCAATGGTACGGGAATTTCAAACCCAACCCACCCACATCCAGCCCGCCGTCACCTTCTTCTTAATAGCACTGGGCGCAGCACAACTCGTCTTTGGTCCCCTCTCTGACCGATATGGCCGCCGCCCCATCTTGCTCATCGGCCTTGCCTGTTACGCCCTCGCGGGCCTGGGTTGCCTATTTGCCCCCACAGTGGGCGCACTCATCACAGCCCGTGTATTACAGGGATTTGCCGGAGGCAGTGGCCCTTCTGTAAGCCGCGCTGTCGTACGCGACATATACGGCGAAATCCACGCCGCCAGAATAATGTCCTACATGGCCACAGCCATTGCCCTCGCCCCCATACTCGCACCCGTAATCGGTGGATTTTTACAAGCCCATTTTGGATGGCACGCCGTCTTTGTCGTACTCAGCGCGCTGGGTGCCCTGTTCTTCTTCGGCTACCTGTGGGCAGTACCCGAAACCAATAACATGATAGACCCCACAGCCCTGAACCCAACGCGCATGATAGCCAATTACCGCGATCTCCTCAGCAGCCGTCAGTACCTCGGATATACCTTTATGGTCGCCATCCTCTTCTGGGGCATGTTTGCCTTTATTACAAACTCATCTTTTGTACTCATCACCGAACTGGGCGTCTCTCCCCAACTCTACGGCTTCTGTTTTGGATCCGTCGCCGTGGGCCTCATGATCGGTGCATTTTTATCTGGCCGTCTCAACAACCGCCTCGGCAGTGCACGCATCATTCAAATTGGCAGCCTGATCGCAGCAGGCGCGGGCCTGCTCCTACTTGGACTCAAACTCGCGGGCACATTTTCGGTCATCACCATCATCGGCCCAATGTGTTTATTCACAATAGGCGGCGGTATGGTGCGCCCCCAGGCAATGGCCGGCGCAATCGTACCCTACCCTGAAAAAGCCGGACTCGCCTCCGCCCTCATGGGATTTATACAAATGAGCACAGCCGGATTATTTGTCACCCTCTTCAGTCAATTTTACAGCGCCTCATCCATCTCCATGGTCACAGCCATTGCCATCTCAGGCATCATTGCCCTGCTCGTGCGCCGCACACTATTGCCATCTGGAGCCACATCATGATCCTCGCCATTGACATCGGCGGCACCCAATTTGGCCTGGCCCTTGCCACGCTCGACGGTCGCGTCATCAAACACATCCAGCACCAAACAGATCGCGCAGACCACGCTGACAAACGAATTGACCGCATACTCGCCACAAGCAAAACACTGATCGCACAATCATCCGTATTGGCCTGTGGCATAGGATTTGGCGGCCCCGTCAACTTCGACACACAGCGCATCGTCAACTCCACCCACGTCTTAGGATGGGACGACTGCCCACTACCGAAAATTGTCGAACAACACCTCGGCGTACCCGCAATAATCGACAACGATGCCAACGTGGGCGCACTGGGAGAATTTACTTTTGGCGCGGGTAAAAACAGTCGCCACATCATCTACTACACGGTCAGCACTGGCATTGGTGGGGGCATCATCATCAACGGCGAAATCTACCGCGGTGGCAACGGATATGCCGGCGAACTCGGCCATGTGCCCATCTTGCGCGACGGACCCCAATGCGACTGCGGCAATCGCGGTTGCCTCGAAGCCCTGTGCTCTGGCACTGCCATCGGCAAACGCGCAACAGAAGCGGTGCAAAAACATCCGCGCAAAGGCATCGCAATCACACGAATCGCAAACAACAACCCCATCACAGCCAAAACCCTATTCGACACCGCGCGTTCTGGAGACCCTTATGCCAGAGCACTCGTCGATGAAATCTGCACCGACCTCGGGCAGGGTCTGGCAATGGCCATAAACGCATTCGCCCCCGACGTCATCGTCATCGGAGGCGGCGTCTCAAACGCGGGACGCATCCTATTTGAACCGCTGCGAAGAGAAACCCGTCGATTCCTCATGCCGGTTCACCGTCCAAACCTCAGAATCGCCCCAGCCAAACTCAAAAACCGATCCGTCCTTCTCGGCGCAGTCGCGCTGGCAAAACAACGGATACAACACTGACCGCTTTTTTATCTTGAATTTCGGACGTTTTTGAAGTTCATTACGGACTCTACTTCCGGAGTAAAAATGCGAGGACCCCCGCAATGGACGCAAAGGAAAGATACTTCTGGGACCTCACCGGGCATCTCGTCGTACCTCAAGTACTCAGCCCCGATGAAATCGCAGAGGCAAATGAAGCCATCGACTATTACACCCGAGAAATTCTAAAAATCCAGGACTCTGACGACCTGCCCGGAAGACCCGATGTTCGGACAAATACAGTCGTCAGAACCAGCAACAAGCATCCCTATTTCCTGGAAATGCCTTCGCCGTATTCCGATCCCTTCAGGAAAATGCTCGTCCACCCCCAGATCGTATCTCGCCTCAACAAAATGTGCGGTCGCGGCTTTCGCCTGGA
This genomic interval from Gemmatimonadota bacterium contains the following:
- a CDS encoding NAD(P)-dependent oxidoreductase codes for the protein MAIKTEEELIDQMTTPSPEVVEAVSKLDGPVMILGIAGKMGPTLAELLLRAGADEVIGVSRFSNPLDRDDLEARGIATIKCDLMDDEGLAQLPRVPYLYLMAGHKFGATGNEPLTWAMNAVLPAKVMQQFPDSRIVYVSSGNVYEFASVTGSGAQEDAAVNPIGEYAMSRLGGERLAEFYCKENQTPLAIVRLFYATELRYGIILDIAEKIKSETPIDLSMGHVNQIWQGDANAYLAQMFPLCACPARVVNMTGRDVLSVRDLALQLGEYLDIDPVFEGEERETALLGDAGVLFEEMGSPWVPVEEIVSWVAHWVMSDGRTLGKPTKYESRTGKF
- a CDS encoding ABC transporter ATP-binding protein, with translation MTFIKQIYDLLEGRRLLMACCIACGFIFAAANLIPPLLIRRLIQWLTEAKPVGDLIEVSLLLLGIYLLRGVSRYGYGFFSHVTAYRVMHALMTRVYKHLQNLSHSFFNRQRTGNLMARSINDIEAIEDFIAHGIPETALATVIPISMVAVLFYLNPELALIAILPIPPTAFLVYRYVSKVRAMWHAVRERLAELAALVQDNMSGIAVIKSFARERECARKVTHRSATFHDRLIKANTVSLLPAGIIEATGGLGIVLVIWSGGNMALSGSISVADLFVFIVYMGHIYQPFLQLASFNDVLQKAAASTDRVFQLLAIRPEITDAPDVTVPKTITWDVHIDALTFGYDPNTPVLHDIDLYIGEGDILALVGPTGAGKSTLANLLPRFYDPQQGAIRIGGHDLRDLPLSFVRQNIASVLQDVFLFHGTVYENLIFGHPDATERTVKEAAQAANAHAFIRDLPKGYDTVIGERGVRLSGGEKQRLSIARALLKDAPILILDEATSSVDVETETLIQEALYRLTQNRTTLVIAHRLSTVRRSPTIAVINEGRVVETGNHRSLINRDGLYARMVRAQDLTRNGEMLSRVATRESQVAD
- a CDS encoding SLC13 family permease, encoding MLNKKIERWGLWLGPVIGLGVIVFGDLKPGHPEVTHTAGVACWMAIWWMTEAVPLAATALLPVVLFPLLGIMSGQEVAPLYLNHIIFLFVGGFMVALGMQRWNLHRRIALRLLLLFGGCPRCILTGFMLVTAFLSMWISNTATTMMMVPIALAIVVRMEEQGVATGSFGTAVFLGVAYAASIGGSATLVGTPTNLSFVRILSIHFSEVPEISFATWFAFALPLACVMLVCAWGALCLVFGIRGRGDDIDLSVVRAQYAELGPMSFAEKVVLADFVLLALLWLSRRPIQIGDWTLPGWSQFLESGGLITDGSVAMAMALILFVVPARDGARSRVMDWQTAGNVPWHIVLLIGGGFALASGFKESGLSLWCAQQLEGMGRLHPLFLVGGLCVMMTFLTELTSNTATAEMFLPVLAALSVAVGLNPLLLMIPATLSCSCAFMLPVATPPNAIVFGTDRISMRDMARVGVGLNLVGAVMITAAIAVVGRVVLGIELGVMPDWAKIQ
- a CDS encoding insulinase family protein: MRSVYFFLLICLLPLQALASSPPYQKVADVSLAGSLSLQHYRLANGLQVAIVEDDTRPVVTCQIAYRVGSSHEAPGRQGMAHLVEHLALDRSFLESLYLLGAPHANASTSKDGTKYYATVPKAQLDTLIAYFARGMTRFDVSQEAFDLEKEVVLAEWARSASLARRLLYKKLYARMFAGHPYQYDILGHRDTIKTFTLEEATAFHKRYYVPNNACLVIVGDVNRADILPVVVQHFGEIPKREGFIHDDIDTLDSASVPQDSTQSTSDLHSSVWGVWHIPTDTHPDCHPLYLFDKVLFEGEYSLARQRLIGSGKVLGVNSYFLFLRDKGLFYFYADLPSGARYERVVSAMHQIIQTAVDSLSEEHLLLARNEARKDLYYMMTSQSRLANAISYGFICTNDPAFDLKWMQNFDGVTAADIKRVAKQYLLDQPPHTFVLVSFEESVSSWNVWLYVGVVWVLVGLGGFWYWRRRVLAVGLLAVLCNVSAADAEIPNHKIYYVQDTRVPQTRLSMRYYTGGSLQETMETRGLSFAFFRVINLTLHGEDKKEMDRLGAEFWFNISNLYTTVNLTVFSENLDAALRHLKAMIEDLRFSEELLNRERARIIDKFEDYIDDHDVTETLRYHLYKYDKDRRVGTRTALENLTAQDLQQFWDQTLRAQVLFFRVTSDLSKSEIERSLRVMTDNRHRNGFSPHPRPERKEITGMHVLISQSSHLTDLCNWLTNGLPRTNEDWFAQAVLVNALNRLLFIRLRDQKGWCYSVGVSIQEWTSPPILHFWADPRDVYTPELVPEMFRLMHHCLSEPDFWAQVEKGRERLKRAYHLQLGPQTRLGQQVRYDRDGVPALSLEEYESAIDGVAEEDIRRVFRRLLNYQVKNFLMLFYGDVDRIKDALRRGYIMGRTTVFDIQTLIEE
- a CDS encoding YggT family protein, whose amino-acid sequence is MFLVTLLKIYGYIIIARALISWINPNPYNPLIRIICAITDPVLVPLRRVLPDLGGLDISPFVAILIIWFIMSLI
- a CDS encoding multidrug effflux MFS transporter translates to MSAEQQSPTSRILIPILLTGLSGLPPLSIDMFLPSMPAMVREFQTQPTHIQPAVTFFLIALGAAQLVFGPLSDRYGRRPILLIGLACYALAGLGCLFAPTVGALITARVLQGFAGGSGPSVSRAVVRDIYGEIHAARIMSYMATAIALAPILAPVIGGFLQAHFGWHAVFVVLSALGALFFFGYLWAVPETNNMIDPTALNPTRMIANYRDLLSSRQYLGYTFMVAILFWGMFAFITNSSFVLITELGVSPQLYGFCFGSVAVGLMIGAFLSGRLNNRLGSARIIQIGSLIAAGAGLLLLGLKLAGTFSVITIIGPMCLFTIGGGMVRPQAMAGAIVPYPEKAGLASALMGFIQMSTAGLFVTLFSQFYSASSISMVTAIAISGIIALLVRRTLLPSGATS
- a CDS encoding ROK family protein, which codes for MILAIDIGGTQFGLALATLDGRVIKHIQHQTDRADHADKRIDRILATSKTLIAQSSVLACGIGFGGPVNFDTQRIVNSTHVLGWDDCPLPKIVEQHLGVPAIIDNDANVGALGEFTFGAGKNSRHIIYYTVSTGIGGGIIINGEIYRGGNGYAGELGHVPILRDGPQCDCGNRGCLEALCSGTAIGKRATEAVQKHPRKGIAITRIANNNPITAKTLFDTARSGDPYARALVDEICTDLGQGLAMAINAFAPDVIVIGGGVSNAGRILFEPLRRETRRFLMPVHRPNLRIAPAKLKNRSVLLGAVALAKQRIQH